The window AAGCCTGTGAGTGGGACCTGGTTTGGGAACAGGGTCTCTGCAGAGATCACTAGTGGAGGGTCCTGAGATGGGCTCCTCCTGGGTCAGGGGGCCCTCATGCAATGGCTGTGTCCTCCCAAGagacagaggaggggacacagacccagaggaggagccccgtggagacagaggcagagactgcAGTGAGGGGCCTCCaccccagggccacctggagcccaggagctggaggggcaggaggagcctcccTAGAGCCTGTGCAGGGAGCTCAGCCTGGGACCCTGGTCCAGCCTCCGCCCTCCAGGGTGGGAGAGGAAAAGGTCCTGTGGTTTTCAACGCTGGTTTGTGGTCATTTTCTACATCATCCCCTGTGTTCCCTGCACTGGCCAAGTGCTGAGCGGCCTCCCTGGCACTCCACCATCTGCACAGTCCCCCTGTAGCTGGACAAACATGTAGTGCTGCCCTCCCACTCCCGGACCCTGAACACCGTGGCCCAGAGCACCCCATGGCCCCTCCTTGACCAACTGCCCTGTGCACACACCTGTATCGGGGTCCATGCGGATCACCCTGCCTCCGTCAATGCAGGCCACCCAGAGTGTCCCCGTGGTGTCCACGCACAGCCCATCTGGCATGCCTTGCTCTGGCTCCAGCTGGCACACCAGCCGTGGGTTTGCTGCGGCAGGACAGACAGAGGCGCGTGGCCCCTCACTGCCCAGACCAGGAGGTCACATAGCGTGGCCTCAACAACGGGAGGGAGTGACAGACCCGGTGGCGCATCTGGGACCCCAGGAGCGGACTCGAGGGTGTCGGAGGAGAGCTACGGAGGTTCCCacttggggaggatgtggggggcTGGCCACAGAGGCCCTCCCTGAGAAGGGTGTGGGGGGCTGGCCATGGTTGGTCCCACCCAGTGAGGGCTTATGGGGCTGGCCATGGAGGCCCCTACTTCAGGGAGGGTGTGGGGGGCTGGCCACAGAGGACCATACCTGAGGGAGGGTGTGTGGGGCGGGCCACGGAGGCTCCTACCCCAGGGAGGTGTGGGGGCTGGCCACGGAGGCTCCTATACCAGGGAGGGTGTAGGGGGCTGGTAACGGTGGCCCCGCCCAGGGAGGTGTGGGGGCTGGCCACGGAGACCTTCCCCTGGGGAGGGCGTGGGGGGGCTAGCAGTGGCGGCCCCTACCCAGGCCTCCTGTCTGCACGTCGTAGTCATAGGCCCGCACAGAGTAGTCCAGGCTGTCCACGTGGTAGAGGGTGCGATGGTCCAGGGACCAGTCCAGCCCGTTGTGGATGCCCAGCTGGTCCAGCTGTCTGACCACCGGGCAGTCAGCGAAGAGTGTGTACAGGGAGCCCTGCCCCGGCTCCCACACTCCTGGAGCGGACGCCTCTGGCATGGTGCCTGGAGAGAGTGGAAGGTCAGTGGGCAgcgccctgccctgcccaccccacACAGACCCGCTGTGCAGAGCTGTGGTCACCCTCAGTCGGGGGTCAGCAGGCAGGATGGCCCTCAGGCGGCATCTGTGAGTGAGGCTCTGTGCTGGGCGAAGGGGGGACCCCAGAGATGTTCCACTGGGAAGAGGCCTGCTCAGGCAGAGGTGCTGGGCCCTCAGCCGCACGTGAATGGCCCCTGGCCAGCAGCTCCGGCTGCTGCCCCACCCTGGCGGCTTCAACCCTCCCAGGGTCCTCTCTGGGCAGGGACCCAGGAAGAATGACCTGGAAGCCATGGGATTTGGAGTGGGAGGGAACCTGTGGGCTGCCCAGCGCCTGCATGGCCCCCGGGGGCCGCTTGCCAGCAGCCTGGCGCCCCAACCAGCCAGCACCCACCATGACAGGAGGCTCTCCAGGTGGCCAGGGCCAGTCCTTTCAGCAGCCCACCTGCCACAAACCTCCCGGCGGGGTCCACCTTCCCGTCGTTGAACCTGTTGTGGGGCTTGTCCCTGTCCAGCCAGGCTGCCCACTCCACCTGCCCCGTCGCCCAgtccaggaggccaaggcaggtgcCAGAGGCCACCACGTAGCTGCCCTCTCTGCACAGAGCCACACGGCCAACAGGATCTCCTGGGAGGACAGCAGCGTGGCCTGGTTGTTGCTTCTCCAAGAGACGGTGCCACCCCACCCACGGGGCTCCCGCCAGGAGGCACTGTCAGGGCACAGAGCTCGTCTCAGCACAGGACCAGTCCTGCTGGGCCTGCGTGGACCACCTCTCTGCACCCCCTCCCCACGACGGCCACCACAGGGCCTCCAGATGGGACTGGAGGCTGctaagcctgcctgcagggccacCAGGACTGCAGGAGCAGAGAGCGCTGGCCTCTCCTCACATCAGTGCCAGTGTGAGAGCCGCGGGTGCCCCTGAGCCCTGGGTAGGACTCTGGGCCTAGGGCAGGCTCCACAGGAGGGTGCCTGAGACCAGACACAGACGTGGGGCCAGCCCTGATCTGCAAGGGGGACAGTGGCACCTGCCCTTGgggagggtgagggtgagtgggGGACGCTCCCAGAGtgctgcttctgctcctcagggGGTCGTCATCCACACAGGTGTGCAagccccacagacacacaggtacCTCCCAGGTGTGTGAATCCACAGGGGTCAGCAGTCCACACAGGTGTGCAAGCCCCACAGACACAGGTACCTCCCAGGTGTGTGAATCCACAGGGGTCAGCAATCTACACAGGTGTGCAAGCCCCACAGACACTCAGGTACCTCCCAGGTGTGTGAGTCCACAAGGGTCAGCAGTCCACACAGGTGTGCAAGCCCCACAGACACACGGGTACCTCCCAGGTGTGTGAGTCCACAAGGGTCAGCAGTCCACACAGGTGTGCAAGCCCCACAGACACTCAGGTTCCTCCCAGGTGTGTGAATCCACAAGGGTCAGCAGTCCACACAGGTGTGCAagccccacagacacacaggtacCTCCCAGGTGTGTGAATCCACAGAGGTCAGAGTCCACACAGGTGTGCAagccccacagacacacaggtacCTCCCAGGTGTGTGAGTCCACAAGGGTCAGCAGTCCACACAGGTGTGCAAGCCCCACAGACACTCAGGTTCCTCCCAGGTGTGTGAATCCACAGGGGTCAGCCGTCCACACAGGTATGCATGCCCCAGGTACCTCAGGCCCAccctctgcagcccccagacCCACTTCCTTTGTCCCACCCTCTGCAGCCCCCAGGTCCACTTACTCAGACCCATGGTCTGCACCTCCCCAGAGAGTGGGTTCCACCGGCACACAGTCCTGGCGTTGATGTCCACATACACCAGCTGCCCGGTCTCCTCTTCCCACACGGGACACTCCCCCATCCTGTGCCTCTCTCGGATGACAGCCTCGATCCTGGGGGACGCCATGGCCTGGGAGGAGGACAGGGCTGTGAGTGCCCTGTTCCCTGTCCCATTCTCCTGGTCATCCGGTGAGGGCTGCTGGACTGGGCGCTCCCGGGTGTGTGACATCCTGTGGTCTCAAGGACAGCCCTCTTCTGCTCATGAAGCCTCACCCAGGCAGAcatggggaggcagagagggacccAGCCGAGCCTGCGCCCCTCCTGGCTCCTCTGTGCCACCTGGCACTCTGCATGACCCGAGAGGTCGACAGAACGTGCAGGTGCCCCGTCACTTGAAGAGGCTCCCCCTGGCAAGGTTCCAGGAGTCCCCCTTTCCCTCTGGTGGCACAGTGTGCCACCTCCCCCACCTTCCAGGCCCCCCACCTACAGCCTGGGAAGCAGGGGCTGCTAAGCTGAGCCACTGTCCAGGTGGGCCCGGctcagaggctggggtggggtgcGATCTGCAGGTGGCTGGCTCCGGAGCACACACCCTGCCCTGTCCGCCCAGGAGACCTCTCCCCCAGAAGGGCTCACTTCTCAAGGCTCCTGTTAATTGGGTTGCTGTGAGACCCCTGCGCTCGGTGGGACTCAGTTCACAGGGCCCTTCCTGGATGGCACCAGGAGGCCCAGCAGCCCAAGGCTCCCATACTGGGGCGGCTCACGTGCTCCTCAGCCCAGGTCCTGTCCTGCTAGCTCAGCTCTTGGGACTCCACCGCACTCTGGCCTCAGCCAGCTGAAGGCTCCACCAGGTGGGGGCGGCGACTCCCTtccgccctcccctcccctccctccctctgtgcttCGCCAAATCAACAGAGCCCCAGGCGGTGGCATGTCACCCGCTCTGTCCTGCAGAGCCAAGGTAGCAGTTGCAGGAGTCGCCCGTGCACTCTGCATTAGAGTGGGAGAAGCAGCAGCCCCTGGGACCTCGCTTCCGTAGAGACCCCCGAGGTCGCGGCCAGCGCCCCACCAGGCATCCCTGAGACTTCCCCTTAGGGCCGACCACGCGCCTCCTCAGCCCTCCTGGGTTCTCCCCTCGCACAGGCGCTGCCCTGGGCAGCGGGACACTGTGCTTTTCTCCTACTGCAGAAGAGCGCCCGCTTGCAACTGCGGGTCCACGGGGCTCACCCAGGCAGGCTCACAGGGAGCACAGGCTTGGCCCGGCAGGCACACAGGGACGCAGGGGAGGCACGGGTAGCCCTGGGCAGGCACACAGGGCGCTGGGCAGGCGCAGAGGGGGCGCTGGGCAGGCGCACAGGGCGCTGGGCAGGCGCAGAGGGGGCGCTGGGGAGGCGCCAAGACCTCTGGGCAGGCACTCGGGGAGCTGGGCAGGCGCAGGGGAGGCACGGGGAGCCCTTGGCAAGCTCACGGGGCGCTGGGCAGGCGCAGAGGGAAGCAGGGGAGGCACGCGGAGCCCTGGACACGCACGCGGGGCGCTGGGCAGGGCTCTACTCACAGGCGTCCTGTAAAGAACTGACTATGACCTCTGAGCTTCACCTGCTGTCCCGACCCATCCTCGCACACCTGGCCGTGGCACCCAAACTTCACAGACACCAgcgccctcccccccccaccgAGTCATCCTCCGCCCTCTGAGATGGTCTGGGCGCCACTCCCCCAGCCTCCTGCAGGCTCCTCCAGCGGCCTCTGCCCACGTGCCACTCCAACGACTGCAGTGGGGCCAGGGACCCTGCGTCTCTCCTGTCACCTCCGCTGTCTCCCAGCAGGATTGTTGGGGCACTCCGCAAGGAGAGGGTTTTCGCGGGAGGTGCTGCTGTCTTGCAGGCCCACGCCAAGGGTTCCTCCCGCTGTGGAGGAGGGCTTGGCATCCCCAAGTCTTCCCGTCCCCGAAAGGAGAGGTGCTGGCCGGTTGGAGGTGGAGTCCCCGCACCCACTCTCCATGCCACTAAGTGAGCCCAGCTCCTCcacaccccaggctccagcccCAGAACCCAAGGACCCCAGGCTCCACGGTCCCCTCCCCATGGGCTAGAACCGGCCTTGTGGGTGAAGGACTCCCTTGGGAACCTCCTCCTCCTGGGTTCCAAGCCAGCGCTCGGCAGCATCCTCACCCCAACCCTGGTCCCAGAGCTCCTTAGGGCCCTGGACTGCAGGCGCCTGTCTGGGAGACCACCAAGGTGGGAGCTGGGGGCTGGTTCCTGCTCCCACAGCCCAGGAGAGGCCACCGCCTGGGTGGAGGGGGTctaaaggaaaatggatggagagCTGAACTGGAGCTC is drawn from Ictidomys tridecemlineatus isolate mIctTri1 chromosome Y, mIctTri1.hap1, whole genome shotgun sequence and contains these coding sequences:
- the LOC144371919 gene encoding regucalcin-like isoform X1 encodes the protein MRVTMRSAGVHTPDSRRGTSLGGHLSSRLPSGGGPGLQPCLWTLHSELRLALATKVQKEAAPGLQAGPGNRTAFGRWRTSTLEAMASPRIEAVIRERHRMGECPVWEEETGQLVYVDINARTVCRWNPLSGEVQTMGLRDPVGRVALCREGSYVVASGTCLGLLDWATGQVEWAAWLDRDKPHNRFNDGKVDPAGRFVAGGLLKGLALATWRASCHGTMPEASAPGVWEPGQGSLYTLFADCPVVRQLDQLGIHNGLDWSLDHRTLYHVDSLDYSVRAYDYDVQTGGLANPRLVCQLEPEQGMPDGLCVDTTGTLWVACIDGGRVIRMDPDTADSLSPEQLLREPQAGHVFKVTGLGVTHPAPSLAEGLHRPAQLKPGLRPWGGARLGSGGALPA
- the LOC144371919 gene encoding regucalcin-like isoform X3 codes for the protein MRVTMRSAGVHTPDSRRGTSLGGHLSSRLPSGGGPGLQPCLWTLHSELRLALATKVQKEAAPGLQAGPGNRTAFGRWRTSTLEAMASPRIEAVIRERHRMGECPVWEEETGQLVYVDINARTVCRWNPLSGEVQTMGLSTMPEASAPGVWEPGQGSLYTLFADCPVVRQLDQLGIHNGLDWSLDHRTLYHVDSLDYSVRAYDYDVQTGGLANPRLVCQLEPEQGMPDGLCVDTTGTLWVACIDGGRVIRMDPDTADSLSPEQLLREPQAGHVFKVTGLGVTHPAPSLAEGLHRPAQLKPGLRPWGGARLGSGGALPA
- the LOC144371919 gene encoding regucalcin-like isoform X2 — its product is MRVTMRSAGVHTPDSRRGTSLGGHLSSRLPSGGGPGLQPCLWTLHSELRLALATKVQKEAAPGLQAGPGNRTAFGRWRTSTLEAMASPRIEAVIRERHRMGECPVWEEETGQLVYVDINARTVCRWNPLSGEVQTMGLRDPVGRVALCREGSYVVASGTCLGLLDWATGQVEWAAWLDRDKPHNRFNDGKVDPAGRFVAGGLLKGLALATWRASCHGTMPEASAPGVWEPGQGSLYTLFADCPVVRQLDQLGIHNGLDWSLDHRTLYHVDSLDYSVRAYDYDVQTGGLANPRLVCQLEPEQGMPDGLCVDTTGTLWVACIDGGRVIRMDPDTGTRLCTL